The DNA region GGCCTAAGCATGCAAGAGGAAATCAGTTGCCAGAATTGTTGTCAAAGTGCTTTTCCAGTTAAGGTATTAGTGACTGTGAGGTACTCCAACAGTAGGCTAAGACATGACAGTAATTCTTAGACTGAGTGAGCTTCCCTACCACAATTCTGCTACATTGACTTGAGGGTATAGGTCCAAAAATGAAGTTGATTTCAAAATACCCATACCCACAAGGCAAAGATTACTTCTGGTGAGAACCCTCTCTCTAAAAAGACTGGctacttaataaacatttttcagtGTTGGGAAGGTTTGCTTGGCAAATCCTCTTAAGTATCTCAGGGCCTTGTGAGACTTGGACTCCTGCTTTCATGAGAAGAACGTGCACTTAGCACGTTGAGTTCCAATTAGTGTGGTGAGGTTTTTCTTGGCCCAGATGCTTCAGCCTCGACTACAGCCCTGGCCAGACTGGCTTTGGGAAGAGCTCAGTGGGAGAGCAGAGCATCTGGGGATGTATTTGTACCTAACTTGATTGATGAAGCAATCTAATTCACCTTTTTTCCAgtaatacaatggagaaaagatttaTCTTATTTTgtgggaagaaacacaaaaagaccAGACTAAAAACtggtcattttgttttaaattggaaAATATAGGACTCCCAAATGAACACATTTTGTCTCAAACTTGCAGGACCAGAGTCAGCAAGCTTGAGACAAAATGTATTCATTTGGGAGTCCTGTTTTGTGTTAAAGCTCTTCAGAGGAACTTAAACTACTGTActtatatatttgaaactatATCCCTTTGTTGGAACACGTCAGATCATTGTAGCCTTGGGATGAAGACACTGTGTCAGAGGACAGGGAAAAATGGCTGAGATCGCCAGGTTATATAGAAAagctgctttgttcattttgtagACCACTGCATTCTTTTAGATGACTTGCTTTCTGCTGTTCCTTCATACTCAGCAGTGAGAGCAGTGTGGAGCCCCTTTCCACTGTTAGTGGAGGTGGAGGATGGGATGGCGTGGGTCACCAGAAGCCACCTGTTGCCATGCGTTTGCACGTCCTCCCAACTCTTCGGTGGTAGTGTACCACTTTTCCTCTATTTTCAAGGCTGCTCAGGTAGAAATTTCATTCTAGGGCCTCACAAAGTTGTGTATTGTTTGACATTGTTCCCTTTGAGGAAAAACTTTAAGAGTTCTTTGCTCTAGTTAACCAATAAAGAATGTCATGAGATAAACTACTAAACCAAGTGAGGAATCAGGCCACTAACTGTATGACTAGATCATATCTACCACTTTTCCCACCATCAAAGAAAGGTTAAATAGTTTCCATAACATGGAATGTGGACAAGGCTCCTACCATTAAAGCAGACTTAGATATGCAGTTGTTTGTCTCAAGCTATTTGCAGTGAATAAACAGGGTATTTTTAAatgctcctgcagccttgcaaaaATCACAGGACTTTAAGGTTattgacaaaatattttttaagtaaataaatctGATTTTAGAAATAACTAAACATGGACAAAGCACTTTCAAATTTGACATGTCACAAGTGGCTTTTTTAAGTGGCTGCTTAAAAACAATACTAATGTGACTAAAGGACTTGTAGCACAAAGTCATTCTAGTCTTATTAAGAACCACTTCTTAAAGTACATTAGGGTAGCTTGAAGGGCTTGCTTTCTCAATGTCAGTCTCAGCAGAGTATGATTATGATGGGAGAAGATCTTCAAAGAGCCATCTTCTCAGTCTAATGCctcaggttaaaaaaataaattgcacATTTAAGTTCAACTTCCTTAACTAATGGCAGCAGATAAAAACTCATGTTTTAACAAGCCCAAATACAGGTGCCCTAAGTGCCTACCCATGGACTACTTACTCCCCAGCACACTTCTAACAGGAGCAATATTCAGAGAGGCAACGCTCGGCTCTGGGTCTTAGGCTCTTACGGAATCCTTACTTATCCTAACTGCAAGCTTTTCTCAGTCTTTGGACCCActgcaggagagagaaatggctaAAAAACTCTTACGTAGTAAGACCTTACATAGATAACACAATACTAAAGTGTGCTGAATTTAAGTGGTCATGTTGGTCCTTGCTCTACAAgggaaaatatataaagtattatTATAGTAAGTTAGTTCTGTAGTTACAGTAAGTCACTTAGAAATTATTAGGCTTTGAGAAAATTTAAGACGGTGAAACTGGGCTTCATCTCCACCTTGAATTTGAGAACAATACCTGGGGTGACCACAAACACACTCTCTAAAATTTAGAACAGGGATAGTATCTAATTGCTATTTGCAACAGCATTCCTAATCTGATACTTAGAAGTAGCATATATTTCTGGTATACTACTTCAAATGTGTGTTTCTTGATGTGACTATTAGAATGCCATATATAGTGGAAGTGGCAAGGTAATATGGCTAAGTTACTGAGCTGTGTACCttacctattaaaaaaaaaacctcacctCAGTCTATACCAAAAACGTTCCTATGAAAAAGAGTCCTATTTAACTGTTACAAATTTAACCATTAACCATGCCAGACTCTATTTCTTTTAAGAGAAGAGAATGTCAATTGATGTCCCTAAGCCAAACCTAAACCTACCTGAAGACCAACAGTCATTACTGATGTGCTATAGGAAGGGGCAAAGTCTGTATTGGAAATATACTTTATTAAATTCAAAAGCAGCTAATCTACCCGCCCATGTGGACTAATGACAGTAAGAGTGGAAGAAATTCTGAAGGTTAAAATAAGAGTATATACCACTGTGAAATGTACAACTTTCACTGTACTGGTGAGGCAGTTAGTACTACCCTAGAGAAACAGTAATGATCCGTACTTGTTCAAATCAAGTGATTTCGATTCTGAAGTGAATGTATTCACACTGATTGATTGTGCCCCCTGCGTTAGTAAGGTTCTGGCTTACAAAGTTCTCTTCCTGTCCTCTAATGCTCAACTTTGAAATACGGCAATAAACTTAAGAGGATGAAGCAGGCTGCATTAGGGAGCATGAGCTATGCTAATGAGGTCCCCCAGTTATGCTGTCATAGGAAAAGGAGGAAGCTCCTTTTCTTTGGGGAAGGGATGGGGGCTTGTTCCTTTATCTTCTTTCAGCTAAATTCTTTCTATAGACTTATCCCAGATGAGAAAAAGACAGTGTTTTTGGATAACAAGCATTTTTGCTATCAATcaaaaaaatgtagaaatgaaGACTTTTGTCTCAAAGTGAAATTGGTGCAATCCGTTCCAGACCAGCCCTAGAAGTGTTCTATGAAACACTTCTGCAAAGCCACTGACAGACAGCAGTCTTAAAAGGCTTGCCAAAGGAACCCTGACTTTAACAGAAGACTACATTTGATAATGCAAATAATATATTTCTCCACTGATATACAATACTATGTAATgcactgaaaaagacagattttgGAGTAAGAGCACAGTTTGTAACATGAACAGCCTTTTTGGATCACCTCTTCCCATCCTCCTCCTTGCTCCAATCTGGGACTCTCCACTATCCTGTGTGTATCCAATACACTACGATAACTGATGatgaaataagacaagaaaacagTGTCACAAGCCACAATGGAGCCATCAGCATGCAGTTCAGCCTGGCTTTATCCTTTCTTCCAGTACAGACTCCATTACAATTTTGAACCATCTGCAAAGAGGGCAGACACACAGAACTAAAATAAGTGTCTCCCTATGACTACAATATTTTAAAGTCTTCAGAAACTTTCCAGATGTGCCTTTGATGGAGgtccccaccaccctccccaactAGAACCCAAACAGGAACATCCTTTGCTCCTGTGAGTCCTGCCAGAACTTGTTTAATGGATGCTTAGAGTTTTCGTTTTCctccttattcttcctcttcctcctcctcctcatcatcGTCTTCGTCATGGCAGTGTGTGATTTCCTGGGGCGCCAGTGGGAAGAGGTTGGGGGGTTTAATCTCACTAATCGACCGTGTCAACTGATGCCGCTTGTAGTCAGTATCTTTGAAATCCACTGACGTGCGGTTCCGGGTGGCAAGGGGAGACTCCATCTCATTGATATCTAcatgtgtgtgttccactgtggaTTCATGAGGCATCTACAACGAAGGCACAGGTTCAGAAAGGAGGCTGAGCAAAATTGCTGTTTCCCCAATCCTAACCCTTCTCTGTTAGGTGGCCATGCAGAGGGATGTCTATCATGGGCCACAGGTCAAGTGAATTTAGGTACTAAAGTATCTTCCTAAAACTACCTAAAGCTGTctatctcctctcctccccaaccCTCAAAACTGCCCAGATCATTTACTATAGCTTGAAATTGAGTAAGATGGCAGAGAAGAGATTATTTCTCATTTCAGAGTAAAGTTACACTTTGTAATACTGCATCTTGATCATACTTCTAAAGGACTCCTTTTTTGTGCAACCATGTAACCTGCCCATGGGCTTTTGCACATTAGAAAGAAATGATCCAAACTCTTTTATGTGATCCCACAAAGCTGGCTGTAGATCTTGGCCTTAAAGGTTTATCTTTACTCTAAGTAGTACTTTAAGGCTGTATTAACTCACCAAGACATGGGCAGCTCTGAAGAGATAGCTGAATGGGTAATACAGCAGATTGATAAAAGACGCTGCATAGAGATCAGCATATCGCATCACTTGGCTGGCAAAGAGGGTCTGCCGGGAGCCACTACGGAACAGGCTTCCCATCATCCCATAGCACATGTCCATGTCATGAGTTACTTTCTAAAACAAAGAACAAGATTGAATCTCTCAGCtcgttcaataaatatttattaaacactggCTATATGCCAGTCACTGTACAAAATCAtaaactttgttttcctttaagataccTTAATACGTCTCTGGATGGAACTAATGTCTGGGCGTTCATTGCTACTGCTGTCAAGGTGcctggagacaaaagaaaaacccAGTAAAATTTCTAGAAAGGACACCTCTTACTACCTCAGTGACTCCCAAAGAGGTAAATGGTTTTTAGGGAAGAAACCTTCAGAATTAGTAAACTTACTTGTAGAGTTCAGCCAAGAAAATATCCAagctctgaagctcctcaaaaaGTGCTAGTTAAGGtttggaaggaaaaggaaaatgttttaaattaaaaaatccagTTTTTAACTGCTGAGGAAACTAAATTAAAAGGTTGCAGATACAACTGAAAAGTAAAGCTACAGGCAAGTGTATAAAATGACTTCCTTCTCCCCTTTCAAGAAAACCCACTCATACCTTGCTTGGTATCTGGCAGCAGATGAATACCACACTCCTCTTTAACTGCCTTTCTTCCTACTTTAACCACTGATTACAATTTTCCTTTCCAACTGGATGCTGATTTTGAGCTTACAAAGTACCATCTCAGATGTGTCAGAAAACCAAGTGTTAACAGTTCCATTTTCAGATGAAAGTGAGAATTAGGTGACTTGTCCAGGAAAGAGAGCCAAATCAACTAAAGTTCTAAAATTCCACATGTGTAAAATTCAAAATGTAGACAGCTAGCCAGGAAACTCCATCAGCTGCTGCATGCTTTCTGTGTATTCTAGCCCTTCTCAACCCGGGCTCCCAAGAAAAGCCCTCATGTATATCCACCATAcagaatacattttctttatctactgTCTTTGGGAGAAATGAGTCATtcaaatcatcatcatcatctctgTTCTGTGGTCTAGATGAGGAGGTTTGCAATCCTTGGTTGAGAAGGGTTGTTACTTCTGTCCTTATAAACATATGACTTTATCTCGGTTAAGTCTCTTCAGCTTTATGAGAcaggtattattatcctcattctgACATTTGAGGAAATCAAGGTACACACAATGTCTCAGTAACCTGCCTCAGGACATGAAGATCCTAAGTGGCGGAGCCGGGGTAACTACTGAGGCAGCTGTATCGGGAGGCAGGGCCTTTCACCACACTGAGTGGGGCTAGCGAGGACCAGGTGGAGAGCCACAGGGGATTCAGTGCACACAGTGTGGATCAGTTCACAGAATGCAGTTTGGCCTCATGCTCTACTTCTCAGAAGAGCAAGAGTAAAAATCACTAGGACGTGATTAATACTCAGAGCCTACAAGGTCCCAGGATCACAGACATGGGCTGGTGGCAGGGAGGCAGGAACTAGCAGGCATGGTTGCGCCACTACAGGACTACAGAGGAAAGTGGAGTTCAGTTCAGTTGCTGCTGTTACATAAGTGAGGACAGTAACAGTAACACTCTGTACTTAACCTTGAAGGGATTCAAGAAGGCAGCTGAACAAGATAACCTCTCATATTTCCTCAAATTCTGGAGTTCTGTGAAAATATCTGGCTATATGGGAAGAAGGAATCCAATTATCATTCTCTCTTAACCACCTCTGCTCCGCTGCATACAAAGTAACAGTTTTTCAAAGAGGACTGATTCACAGCTGGCCATTAAATATAACCTAGCTATGTCAAAGATTTATAAAGTAAGAGTCATGACTCCTTACAACTCTTATCCGTCCAGACATGCAGCTCCTGTGCAAGTTCAGGAATCACCAAGAAAGTTCGCCACCCTTGCCGtttctttgattttaaaatgtccCCAAAAATGTGGTCTCCAATATACAAAATGTCCTTGCCCTTGGCTCCCAACAGATCACAGATTGTATCCGATGAACCTAAGACAACAGAATGAACAGTGAGAAAACAAAGATGTCCCCAGGTTAAAAACCAGCATTCCAAGTACCATAAGCATTAAGCACTATGCtaattttattcttataattGTGCAAATAACAGACTCGAAAAGGGGCTCAGCTTTCTTAAAAGAAGACAAGCGCCATCATCCTTTCTTCATGATTCTTTTTACTGCCTCTAAGACAAGGCTTTTGGGTCCACTGTACTGACCAGAGCTCTCGATCACCAAATCCAAGAGCAACAAAACTACACGTCTCAGCTGTAGTGAATATAACCTCTAGAAGCACAGCTGTCATTCCTCATCTCAGATCTGCTGTTAAGCTGGCTCTGTTCAGCTGTTTCTCACTCCAGTGAAATATCCATCTGTGTCCATAGCTTCCTGGAAAACCCCTTGAGGAACCTGTAAGAGCCACCCCAGATGATTCCAGGACACAGAAAAAGCCCCCAATAAGTAAAAGAAGGATGGCGGGAAACTGGTCCTTTTAGTGAAAATCAAAGATTCATTAAGACATTCTAATGACTTCTTATGGCCATTCTCTTTGACTCCTATTGCATTAATGGATGACTGAAGTATTTACCTTATGGAAACGATATCTTTAGAATGACTACAGAGTATACGTGGCGCTATGCTGGGAGGACACCAAAGCTTTCACAGTAAAGTCTGAGCAAAGACTTAACACTAAATAAGGAAGTCTGTGACTCACCACCTGAGTAGACGATGCCATACTGTAAAGGGCCTGTGTAGGTACCAATCTTCAACTTGCCAGTTTTCTATGAGAAGAAAATACAGACCTTGTAATACTTTATCATTCTATCACAATCTCCACCCAAAATGCTACTTGGCTAGACAGCCAAATGAATGGCACTTTTGTATTACATCGATTTATTTGTCTATGTCTACTAAGACCTAAACTCTTAATTTCAAGAGAGAGATATGATtaatagtaaataaaaatgtcTGCTTCCTTAGAGAGAATGGGAGTGGGAAAGCACAAATATGAAGGACTATGTGCTAGCAGACAAGTCATCCTCTTGACTTACAGTATCCACCTGACGCAGTACTGTGCCTTCTCCAAAAAAGAGTGGTTTCCGTGCATCTACCAAGATCAGGTCAAAGTAGGACTGCCATGGTCGATGGGAGCTCCCAGGCTGATGAAGGAGAAAGAGCAAAAACTGAAACATTCCTAACCTTAAGACACTAATACTTACTCAATCTCACTCAGATACAAGGAATGTAGAAATACTAAGTTTAGAACCAGAAGATCCCACTATTTTATCAAAAACATATTGTGCTTTATTATAAGCTACATCCTTTTGTTACCAGGCAAGGTGAAAATGTAAAATCTCTATATTTTAAGTCATTGCATCTACTACTTTCATTTCTCAGCAATTTAATATATGAAAGAAAGTGGGCTCACACTCTGAAATGGACTAAAAGAGGCACAAAGGGGCCAAGGAGAAATACAAACCAGTACTcaagagacagattaacaggcAAACTGCATCAGAACTATCATTAGCAAATGTTATTGGTTATGTTCTGAGGATAATGGCTGTAGGTGCACCCTGGCCTTGAGCTCACATCGCAGGGTAACCACAGCACTAAGGTAGAAGTTATGCCCATTAGCATTATTTCCATCATGAAATGGAACCATGGCATTAACTTTTAAGGCCAAGCTGAAGAGCACTGCATACAGAGCTTTTGGGTGGTATCAAAACAGGGATTTACTGATATTTTTCAAAGAAGCCTAGGTCTAAAATCCCACAAGTGTGCAACGATGCTGCAGTGATTGTTGTTTAAATCTAACTGCAGCCAAACTGCAGGAATGAGGACTTCTCTGCTAAATATCAAGGTTAACTGTTCTCCTGGCACAAACCTCAGCAATAGCTAAAAGCAGAATCTAGAAGTTGTCAAGAATATAcacattttctctgtttctgaatCAGGTATCTTCCTCAACCTGAAAATTCCTTCTATTATCACAGAAACTTAATGACTCTGCATAGCACTTCTTGGGCATGAAATTATTCTGATCGCATCCTACTAAATACTACATAAGtatctctcttttatttctgtctAAGAAGTCTTCAAATTACTAGTAACTTTAAATTATACTAGCTCCTGCATTACTTCTAATGTTAATGAAGATTTATGGATGAGTCCTGACCAATTCCTTACCCTCAATATTCCAGGATATTAAATGCATTCATTATTACTAAAGCAATGGTCTAAGTTACATATAGTACCTTGGGTCCATGTGGGAAATCAAACAGGTAAGTCataattttctggaaaaaaaatccaacataAGGTCCATATATTACTTCTGCAAAAGATACATTAACACCTAAAAATGACACACAAACTTTTTGTaagatatgtctttttcaatataGGATTCAtcacatcttgttttttctaaAGTTTATGAAATTATGGCAGTGGAAGCCAGAAATTAATGCTTCATCATAACATACAAAAGCTGACATGCTCAAGAGGACACAGGCTTCTCCTAGGAGCTGTTTTTGTACAGATCCATCTATATATTCCTAACCAATTCTGCTAGTGGACTGGAGCACATATTTGGAGGTAAGGGGTACATCTGAGTGAGGGCATAGAGAAAACTAATAACTCATGTGGAAATAACACACCTTGGCCTATTACTGTTCCTAGACCAAGCAAACCAATGAACCATTGGCTTTGTAAGGTTACTTACTCCAAATCACCAAATTTCTAAATCAAGATTTTACATAAAGAGGACTCAGAAGCACTGAGTTGCTTGCTAGTACTATAAACTTATAACTGTCTTAGCAAAAGTAAGATGAGGGTAAGGAGTTAAACTGGCTTTTCTATATGCTTTAATCATGGCAAAAAATCTTTAACAGGTAGTAAATTTTGATAGTTAAGAGTCAAAACATATTGCTGTTTGGCTTCCAATGGCAAAGAGGGCATGTACACATGCAATAAAGGGTGTgacttttcatttatataaaggaTCTGACGAAGAGACATGGAAGCCATTTTTATCACCACAAATGATTTAAACAACCCACAAACCAAAACCTTCAAGTAGTCAATTGTAATCagggaaaatatttagaaaaatttgagaaccactctaCTGTAGCCCTTATGCTACagattttgcttttttcactctgctttcaaaatgaaatggcaaaaaactACCCTATTAAATAtccatccttctcattttctttgcagtTCTTTAGGCCAAAATAATTCCTCTTATAAACAATGAACATTAAGGACTTACATCTGtatatttatagtcactgttggTGGCAAGAAATACTTTCCCTACTTCCTTCATCCGGCTCAGAAGCAAAGGCAGTTTTCCCTGAAATATAATGATGATGAGAAAACACtaagatacaaatatatattcatttacacTGTGGTATAGTCATATACTGAATTTCTGTCCATTGGAATAGGAATAGGGGATGTCCTTTAAGGGTTGGTTGGTACTagaaatttgcatttaaaagaCCACATTTTTGCTATGCATGAATTAAGTATTAACATGTCATATATATGGTGTATATAATATGTACATTTATAAAAAgtgatacatatatatgattataAGCACATTAAAAACATCTTTACCTTCCTCATGTCTGCCTCAGGGAAGAGTTTCAATTATGTTACAGTTCCTTAAACTATGTGAATTAGGTGTGTTAGCAATCAGGAgaagctgattttaaaaatgaccaGCAAAATACTCCAGGTAGTGTACTAGATATGGCTTCATTGTGCATACTTTCATTTTATGTGACACCTTCCAGAATGAAATGTGTGCAGGATGCAACCTAGAAATGCCCAGACCTATCAGCAACTAcatgagaaaattttaatttctgatgTGACCAGGAGGAAAAATGGCCTTTCCTTTTCTCACAGTAAATAAGTTCCTTCATTCAAATTCTCCTGAACCCCTCAGTATTTTTTCTTCAAACAAGTGTGGAGGTGGAAGTGGAGAGGAAGCAGGAGGTACAGAGACTGAGAACCATAAGTACTCTGAGGAAATACTGTATTCTACTACCAAGAAAAGGAAGGAGTATCTCATCttagggctgtgtgtgtgtatgtttactttttattttgaaacaatttcaGACTCTTAGAAAAGTTGTGAAAATAATACAGAGGGTTCCCATGCAGTCTTTATTCAGCTTCTCTTAATATAAACATCTTTCATAATCACaatacaattattgaaactaagAAATTAATACTAGCACAATGCTActaaattagattttaaaaaattattaggtTTTCCACTATTTTAAAACTTTCCTCATTATCCTTTTTGATAGATAATTCAAataatagtcacacacacatatatatatataatatattctttAGATGATCTCGTGCTGTGGTTATGACCTGAGTTACATTtaagtgtgactctgactttacTACTTATTAACTGtatgaacttgggcaagttatttaatcccTCTActtccagtttcttcatctataaagcaGAGGTAACAATTCCTAAACTCAGGGTTATATGGAAGATTAAGTTATGCATGTAAGATTAATAATGCGTGTGATCACTTAGCAGACTGAGGTGCACACAGTAATCACTCTAGCTGCTATTATTACAATCAGAGCTAAAAGGACAAATGAATACTACTGACTGGAGCTTCTTGCCTAccaacaaacagacaaaaaactTAGTAAAACCTATGCTCTGGCTGAAAACTGTTGGTGATTATACATGGCATATATTAtgccaaaacaaagaaatatattcCCTGCCCATTCATTATAAATAGGCTTGTTATTCTGTATTTCTGTAATAGGTAAAATACACTATCGTGTAGATCTATTCTCTCCTTTATTACTTACATCTTTGACTACATACTTCTCAAGATTTTCAACTGTCTTTTCCTTAAGAGAGCCCTGGtggaacaaaaaaggaaatacaaaaaaagaacacaatcaatttttaatagtttataaGAAAAACTGGGCTACTATCAACCTAAATGTGTTTCTGAAGTATTTACCAAAATGGAAAACCAGAGAAGGCCAGGATAAAGTGGCAGAGGTGGCTTGCTGTAACACTTCCTCCAAAATGTACTTAAAatataaatctatttttattttaaactaggAATCAAAAGGCATCTATTTTATTTGCAACAATTTATAATCtattaatgtaaataaatattaattaatgtTATTAGTCAAGTGGGAGGTATttggaacaaaacaaaacaacaaatggACCATAATCATCCTTAATACTAAAATCTCTTCTAAGTAAGTTTGGGAAATGCAAACTGAAGTAAGATCTAGAAGCCAAGCATCATCACTGAAGAGAGATGAGCATCACCTTTGAAAGGACAGCCAAAGACATGAACAAAAGTATTCTAGAGTGCTAGTATATCTAGGGGGCAAATCTATTTACACTTGAACATTAATGTCAGACCATAAAACACATGGCAGAGAGTGAGCAAGTGAAGAAGCCACAATTAGGTACCTTGTAATGAACCCAGTCAACAGCGTCTCTTACATCCTGGAACATACTCCGGTAAGACATGAAGAGGTCCCCATCTTTAAATCCTGTTTCACAGCTACGGAAAGATGAAAAGAACATGACAGGGAATCCAAAAGATGGTAAATAAAATGAGTATCAGACACTGCCCAGGGGACCCAAAGGTTCCAGGATTACATAGGTACAGGCTGTggctaattaagaaaataataattcccTCATGAAAATCCTTTTAGCCACACAGATGACTATAGTGTTCAATGGAAAACAATGATTGTAAACAAATGCAAAGTGATAGAAGAATATGCTGAATGGAAGCTGAGCCTTTCAGCTTCCAAAAATATCaattcttttattcaacatttttaagaaataggGTCCCatcaaagaaacatttaaaacttaaaattggTAATTTAGATTCTCCCCACCCTGACTTTTCTGTTGTTGTCTCTAGGTGCTAGGTGTTGCCTATTTTCTACTTAGCTCGGTGACTCAGTGATCCACCAATTTAGTGCCTTGAAGTAGGTAAGGCCTAAAGAGGTAAGAAGTTAGAAAACTCTGGCATTTATTGCTGAACTTTCAGCAGTGGTTATATAAAAAGGAGAGGATAACTTAAGACTTAAGCAAAATTTTACTTCAGGGAGGACAAACGGCATTTATTCCTCAATTAAATCTTGCTGGGCCTGGGAATGAAACTAAATTACCATCCCTGAATGGCTCCTGGGTAGCTGCTGTGAAATGAGTTGGGGGGTTTTAGTGTAATTCTGCTTGGACAGATAATCATCACACAAACCTCCCACTCAGTTGTCACAATTAGCACCTCTGCTGGCCGT from Manis pentadactyla isolate mManPen7 chromosome 8, mManPen7.hap1, whole genome shotgun sequence includes:
- the NT5C2 gene encoding cytosolic purine 5'-nucleotidase isoform X1, giving the protein MTSWSDRLQNAADMPANMDKHALKKYRREAYHRVFVNRSLAMEKIKCFGFDMDYTLAVYKSPEYESLGFELTVERLVSIGYPQELLSFAYDSTFPTRGLVFDTLYGNLLKVDAYGNLLVCAHGFNFIRGSQIAAQKRPETREQYPNKFIQRDDTERFYILNTLFNLPETYLLACLVDFFTNCPRYTSCETGFKDGDLFMSYRSMFQDVRDAVDWVHYKGSLKEKTVENLEKYVVKDGKLPLLLSRMKEVGKVFLATNSDYKYTDKIMTYLFDFPHGPKPGSSHRPWQSYFDLILVDARKPLFFGEGTVLRQVDTKTGKLKIGTYTGPLQYGIVYSGGSSDTICDLLGAKGKDILYIGDHIFGDILKSKKRQGWRTFLVIPELAQELHVWTDKSSLFEELQSLDIFLAELYKHLDSSSNERPDISSIQRRIKKVTHDMDMCYGMMGSLFRSGSRQTLFASQVMRYADLYAASFINLLYYPFSYLFRAAHVLMPHESTVEHTHVDINEMESPLATRNRTSVDFKDTDYKRHQLTRSISEIKPPNLFPLAPQEITHCHDEDDDEEEEEEEE
- the NT5C2 gene encoding cytosolic purine 5'-nucleotidase isoform X3, with product MEQLDFSSAVDVDGAQEAEVRVFVNRSLAMEKIKCFGFDMDYTLAVYKSPEYESLGFELTVERLVSIGYPQELLSFAYDSTFPTRGLVFDTLYGNLLKVDAYGNLLVCAHGFNFIRGSQIAAQKRPETREQYPNKFIQRDDTERFYILNTLFNLPETYLLACLVDFFTNCPRYTSCETGFKDGDLFMSYRSMFQDVRDAVDWVHYKGSLKEKTVENLEKYVVKDGKLPLLLSRMKEVGKVFLATNSDYKYTDKIMTYLFDFPHGPKPGSSHRPWQSYFDLILVDARKPLFFGEGTVLRQVDTKTGKLKIGTYTGPLQYGIVYSGGSSDTICDLLGAKGKDILYIGDHIFGDILKSKKRQGWRTFLVIPELAQELHVWTDKSSLFEELQSLDIFLAELYKHLDSSSNERPDISSIQRRIKKVTHDMDMCYGMMGSLFRSGSRQTLFASQVMRYADLYAASFINLLYYPFSYLFRAAHVLMPHESTVEHTHVDINEMESPLATRNRTSVDFKDTDYKRHQLTRSISEIKPPNLFPLAPQEITHCHDEDDDEEEEEEEE
- the NT5C2 gene encoding cytosolic purine 5'-nucleotidase isoform X2, with the protein product MTSWSDRLQNAADMPANMDKHALKKYRREAYHRVFVNRSLAMEKIKCFGFDMDYTLAVYKSPEYESLGFELTVERLVSIGYPQELLSFAYDSTFPTRGLVFDTLYGNLLKVDAYGNLLVCAHGFNFIRGPETREQYPNKFIQRDDTERFYILNTLFNLPETYLLACLVDFFTNCPRYTSCETGFKDGDLFMSYRSMFQDVRDAVDWVHYKGSLKEKTVENLEKYVVKDGKLPLLLSRMKEVGKVFLATNSDYKYTDKIMTYLFDFPHGPKPGSSHRPWQSYFDLILVDARKPLFFGEGTVLRQVDTKTGKLKIGTYTGPLQYGIVYSGGSSDTICDLLGAKGKDILYIGDHIFGDILKSKKRQGWRTFLVIPELAQELHVWTDKSSLFEELQSLDIFLAELYKHLDSSSNERPDISSIQRRIKKVTHDMDMCYGMMGSLFRSGSRQTLFASQVMRYADLYAASFINLLYYPFSYLFRAAHVLMPHESTVEHTHVDINEMESPLATRNRTSVDFKDTDYKRHQLTRSISEIKPPNLFPLAPQEITHCHDEDDDEEEEEEEE
- the NT5C2 gene encoding cytosolic purine 5'-nucleotidase isoform X4, whose translation is MPKEGVFVNRSLAMEKIKCFGFDMDYTLAVYKSPEYESLGFELTVERLVSIGYPQELLSFAYDSTFPTRGLVFDTLYGNLLKVDAYGNLLVCAHGFNFIRGSQIAAQKRPETREQYPNKFIQRDDTERFYILNTLFNLPETYLLACLVDFFTNCPRYTSCETGFKDGDLFMSYRSMFQDVRDAVDWVHYKGSLKEKTVENLEKYVVKDGKLPLLLSRMKEVGKVFLATNSDYKYTDKIMTYLFDFPHGPKPGSSHRPWQSYFDLILVDARKPLFFGEGTVLRQVDTKTGKLKIGTYTGPLQYGIVYSGGSSDTICDLLGAKGKDILYIGDHIFGDILKSKKRQGWRTFLVIPELAQELHVWTDKSSLFEELQSLDIFLAELYKHLDSSSNERPDISSIQRRIKKVTHDMDMCYGMMGSLFRSGSRQTLFASQVMRYADLYAASFINLLYYPFSYLFRAAHVLMPHESTVEHTHVDINEMESPLATRNRTSVDFKDTDYKRHQLTRSISEIKPPNLFPLAPQEITHCHDEDDDEEEEEEEE